A genome region from Bacteroides stercoris ATCC 43183 includes the following:
- a CDS encoding efflux RND transporter periplasmic adaptor subunit, with product MMKRIIYLLLPLLASCGENSRSSLPTRETVSDVFLQEVLTAKAELKRLQKEFTLAGKVVVDSDRTISYSPLVSGVVVKSYFSLGDYAEKGKRMVDIRSVELSSLQSELAVARQNLKGVESLHGSGMATDKELVEARSTVGKLQSDFVLYGENQDNGVFSVKAPMSGYVIGKYCNPGTSFPESGGPLFSMADLSTVWVVANVYAGNLQFVHEGQCVEITSVAYPAEVFKGKIDFLSQVFDSEDKALKVRITLPNPALKLKPEMPVVVKLFNDSNLELVAVPSSAVIFDNNGYYVVVGDKTFGIRKITPFARHNDFTYITEGIKAGEEVVIKNQLLMYNEIKGK from the coding sequence ATGATGAAGAGAATAATTTATCTTTTACTACCGTTGCTGGCAAGCTGCGGAGAGAACAGCCGGAGCAGTCTGCCGACCCGGGAAACCGTTTCGGACGTTTTTTTGCAGGAAGTGCTGACAGCAAAAGCCGAGTTGAAGCGGTTGCAGAAGGAGTTTACCCTTGCCGGAAAAGTAGTTGTTGATTCCGACCGTACGATAAGCTATTCACCTTTAGTGAGCGGTGTAGTCGTGAAAAGCTACTTTTCACTTGGCGATTATGCAGAAAAAGGTAAAAGGATGGTAGATATACGTTCGGTCGAATTGAGTTCTTTGCAATCGGAACTTGCCGTGGCTCGACAGAATCTTAAAGGTGTGGAGTCCTTGCACGGGAGCGGGATGGCAACCGATAAAGAGCTTGTCGAAGCTCGTTCGACAGTCGGGAAGTTGCAGTCAGATTTTGTTCTTTATGGCGAAAATCAGGATAACGGCGTCTTTTCCGTAAAAGCCCCGATGAGCGGCTATGTAATCGGGAAATACTGCAATCCGGGAACCTCTTTCCCGGAAAGTGGCGGACCGCTGTTTTCGATGGCCGATTTATCGACAGTGTGGGTTGTAGCGAATGTCTATGCCGGAAATTTGCAATTTGTACACGAGGGGCAATGCGTTGAAATTACATCCGTGGCCTATCCAGCAGAGGTTTTCAAGGGTAAGATAGATTTCCTCTCACAGGTTTTCGACTCCGAGGACAAAGCATTGAAGGTGCGAATCACATTGCCTAACCCGGCATTGAAGCTTAAACCGGAAATGCCTGTGGTGGTAAAATTGTTCAATGATTCGAATTTGGAACTGGTAGCGGTTCCGAGCAGTGCGGTGATTTTCGACAATAACGGTTACTATGTAGTTGTTGGCGATAAGACTTTCGGGATTCGGAAGATCACCCCTTTCGCCCGGCATAATGACTTTACCTATATTACCGAAGGAATTAAGGCGGGTGAAGAGGTCGTTATAAAGAACCAACTGCTGATGTATAACGAAATAAAAGGGAAGTAA
- a CDS encoding TolC family protein, producing the protein MIRLLLIVFFSFIGVSVPARQIRLSSDQIEAMFLKQNLALIAERMNVSIADAAIAEATVWDNPELSVGDINFWKRRGTDEYGGAVASPKQFSLELSQMVSLSARRIKLAEVEKIDKEITVRQFEELLRSLKMELHISIAELVYLQNLLKVIESRQTLLEKVVAGYRAQYQTGNVTGNELLRLQTALFAVNGEMNEVRTEYNAHQKNIKNLLALEPSVVVIVAEEQVDFPSPLTLDPAMLMETALASRPDLATAVLRAEYHRKDIVYQKALAIPDISLGIKYDRAGGVWDNFFGVGIGVQLPVFNRNKGAIRRARFRLRQNEILVLQEQNNIRNEIIECLENYKAVYSFLEENGVNRSIQSEMDKMPDVYTKNLLMKNISMVEYMDFMDSYHASKEVLLRSRKELRLQFERLQFAIGQTIK; encoded by the coding sequence ATGATACGTTTGCTGCTCATAGTTTTTTTCTCTTTTATTGGTGTATCTGTACCGGCTCGGCAAATTAGATTGTCTTCCGACCAGATAGAGGCTATGTTTCTGAAACAGAACTTGGCACTTATTGCCGAACGGATGAATGTTTCGATAGCCGATGCTGCCATTGCCGAAGCAACTGTTTGGGACAATCCGGAATTATCCGTCGGTGATATCAACTTTTGGAAGAGGCGGGGGACTGATGAGTACGGAGGCGCGGTTGCCAGTCCCAAGCAGTTTTCGCTCGAACTCTCTCAGATGGTTTCGCTTTCGGCGCGCAGGATAAAGTTGGCGGAAGTTGAAAAAATAGATAAGGAGATAACCGTAAGGCAGTTTGAAGAGCTGTTGCGAAGTCTGAAAATGGAACTTCATATCTCGATAGCCGAGCTTGTATATCTACAAAATCTGCTTAAGGTTATCGAGAGTCGGCAGACTCTTCTCGAAAAGGTTGTTGCCGGATATCGGGCGCAGTATCAAACGGGGAATGTAACCGGAAATGAACTGTTGAGGCTGCAAACGGCGCTGTTTGCAGTAAACGGAGAAATGAACGAGGTACGGACCGAGTATAATGCACATCAAAAGAACATAAAGAATTTGCTTGCTTTGGAACCTTCGGTCGTGGTGATCGTTGCCGAGGAGCAGGTTGACTTTCCATCTCCTCTTACATTGGATCCTGCCATGCTTATGGAAACGGCTTTGGCATCCCGTCCCGATTTGGCTACGGCAGTACTGCGGGCTGAATATCACCGTAAAGATATCGTTTATCAAAAGGCATTGGCGATACCCGACATTAGCTTGGGAATAAAGTATGACCGTGCCGGAGGCGTGTGGGATAACTTCTTCGGTGTGGGAATAGGAGTGCAATTACCGGTTTTCAATCGTAATAAAGGAGCTATAAGGAGGGCACGGTTCAGACTTAGGCAGAATGAAATTTTGGTGTTGCAGGAACAGAATAATATACGGAATGAAATTATTGAATGCCTGGAAAATTACAAAGCCGTTTACTCTTTTCTTGAGGAGAACGGTGTGAATCGTTCCATACAAAGCGAGATGGACAAGATGCCGGATGTGTATACGAAGAATCTGTTGATGAAAAATATATCGATGGTTGAGTATATGGATTTCATGGATAGCTATCATGCTTCGAAAGAGGTGTTGTTGCGGAGCCGGAAAGAGCTGAGGCTTCAATTTGAACGCTTACAATTTGCAATAGGACAAACTATAAAATAA
- a CDS encoding response regulator transcription factor: protein MAKILVIEDENRMAELLKRGLEESGHTVGTATNVSEGLRMFAYEKQDIIISDIMLPDGSGFDLCRDIRRQNETVPILILTALGTTDDKLEGFDSGADDYMVKPFDFRELNARISILLKRCQIPTVECIEYADLKVYLRTKSVSRNGQSIILTPKEYNLLLFFVQNPERILTRTEIAEKVWDTHFDTGTNFIDVYINYLRKKIDKNFNTKLIHTKPGMGFIFSYENPY from the coding sequence ATGGCTAAAATACTTGTTATAGAAGATGAAAACCGTATGGCCGAATTGCTCAAACGCGGTTTGGAAGAGTCCGGACACACGGTTGGCACGGCAACCAATGTATCGGAAGGGTTGAGAATGTTTGCCTACGAAAAACAGGATATCATCATTTCAGACATAATGCTGCCCGATGGCAGTGGGTTTGATTTATGCCGCGATATCCGACGGCAAAACGAAACTGTGCCTATACTGATACTTACCGCACTCGGTACGACAGACGACAAACTCGAAGGATTCGATTCGGGAGCGGATGACTATATGGTCAAGCCTTTTGACTTCCGAGAACTGAATGCACGCATATCAATCCTACTGAAGCGCTGCCAAATACCCACAGTAGAGTGCATAGAGTATGCAGACCTCAAGGTATATCTCAGGACAAAGTCCGTTTCGCGAAACGGACAGTCCATTATACTTACACCGAAAGAATACAACTTACTCCTCTTTTTTGTCCAAAACCCGGAAAGAATTCTAACCCGTACCGAAATAGCCGAAAAGGTATGGGACACCCATTTTGATACCGGAACAAACTTCATCGATGTTTATATAAACTATTTGCGAAAAAAGATAGACAAAAATTTCAATACCAAACTAATCCATACCAAACCGGGAATGGGATTCATATTCAGCTATGAAAATCCGTACTAA
- a CDS encoding sensor histidine kinase, protein MKIRTKLTLRYLFVTALLVIAVFFVLEELLFPQAGYDMLHILNTRLLAVWAVSFGLLFVIGYFMARSVLKPVSEIVKQVEAITASNLSKRVEVEDHKDEIGELARTFNKTLDRLEESFEAQKMFISNVSHELRTPMAALIAELELSLYKERSSEDYKKVVENALSDARNIEKLSNGLMDLAKASYNTEQISMSAIRLDEVLLDASAMVMKAHSGYNVDLRFEDDTEDDGMVTIRGNDYLLRTAFVNLIENNCKFSSDQSSTVQISFSKHKVLIRFSDTGIGIPEEDMEHLFEPFYRGRNRDFSQGNGIGMALVERIIKLHKGAISVYSHHDKGTVFTLIFDYLQSD, encoded by the coding sequence ATGAAAATCCGTACTAAACTAACGCTCCGATATCTGTTTGTTACGGCATTACTTGTAATCGCCGTCTTCTTTGTGCTCGAAGAATTGCTCTTTCCACAAGCAGGCTACGATATGCTCCATATTCTAAATACACGCCTGCTTGCGGTATGGGCGGTTTCATTCGGGTTGTTGTTTGTCATCGGCTATTTCATGGCACGCAGCGTACTAAAACCAGTATCGGAAATTGTAAAACAAGTTGAAGCCATCACCGCTTCCAATCTCAGCAAGCGTGTGGAAGTAGAAGACCACAAAGACGAAATAGGAGAACTTGCCCGAACGTTCAACAAAACGCTGGACCGCCTTGAAGAATCATTTGAAGCCCAAAAGATGTTTATCAGTAATGTTTCGCACGAACTGCGGACTCCAATGGCTGCACTGATTGCCGAACTCGAACTTTCTCTTTACAAAGAGCGCTCAAGCGAAGATTATAAAAAAGTGGTTGAAAATGCGCTTTCCGATGCCCGTAATATTGAGAAACTATCCAACGGACTAATGGATTTGGCAAAGGCAAGCTACAATACAGAACAAATAAGCATGTCGGCAATACGTCTTGACGAAGTGCTATTGGATGCCAGTGCCATGGTGATGAAAGCCCACAGCGGCTATAATGTTGACTTAAGGTTTGAAGACGATACCGAAGATGACGGAATGGTCACTATTCGTGGTAACGACTATCTGCTTCGGACAGCATTTGTAAACCTTATCGAAAATAATTGCAAGTTCTCATCTGACCAAAGTTCAACGGTACAGATTTCGTTTTCCAAACATAAGGTACTTATCCGTTTCTCCGATACCGGCATCGGCATTCCCGAAGAAGATATGGAGCATCTGTTCGAACCTTTTTACAGAGGCAGGAACCGGGATTTCTCACAAGGAAACGGTATTGGAATGGCATTGGTAGAGAGAATAATCAAACTTCACAAAGGTGCAATTTCCGTTTATTCACACCATGACAAAGGTACGGTATTCACCCTTATTTTCGATTATCTTCAGTCTGACTGA
- the hepB gene encoding heparin/heparin-sulfate lyase HepB encodes MKKSILFITSFFLCVFCLKSNAQQSRPEVTWENMEGVTVPIPPQVHPRLYVRSADLPDLKKRMEHPHVKEVLATLNKLGKDRTPEEEAKVKDRGFRYYFEMRGVTSRVQVQALDYLVYGDKKQARSAITAMLDTLQNVNYGTKGDLSRASGVMLTCGAMVYDWCYDQMKESEKKAYIESFIRIAKTMECGYPPRNNEPIAGHSSEWMILRDMLSAGIAIYDEYPDMYNHVIKMMFKDYLPVRNYIYSGHNYHQGTSYVNVRFSNDLFSLWILQRMGAGAIYNPAQQFVLYDFLYRRRPDGQVMPAGDTNPIRKNMPSYSLPAMLASSFYKDSYLAYEYERKPNIERHCLIFDILWRDLDLKAKAPDDLPLTRYSGSPFGWMIARTAWDENSVIAEMKINEQFVGNHQHLDGGSFQLYYKGPLAIDAGAYQGSSGGYNSPHNKNFFKRTIAHNSLLVYNPDEKFACWNYGGGGKTEFATNDGGQRMPGDRWETCRSFEQLLSKDYTTGKALAHGFGPDACKPDYSYLKGDITQAYTDKVKEAKRSFVFLNLHTAEVPAALIVFDKVVSSDPTLKKFWLLHSIEEPTIEGNRFIVRRTKNGDTGMLQNHVLLPEAGNAQIEKVGGKGKEFWVFGTNYPNDALPNRPDDANERGAWRVEVSPAAPATEDCFLNVMQVADNTCKRMHDVKRIDAEKVVGVQIADRVVTFSRDSRPLSGKVDMKVDGNAAMKFVITDLIPGTWQIKKDGKVYIPAMEVRSDDGILSFEGTAGHYEFLR; translated from the coding sequence ATGAAAAAAAGTATCCTATTTATCACGAGTTTTTTCCTCTGTGTTTTCTGTCTGAAAAGTAATGCGCAACAAAGCAGGCCAGAGGTTACCTGGGAGAATATGGAAGGCGTCACAGTACCCATTCCGCCGCAAGTACACCCCCGGCTTTATGTACGCTCCGCCGATTTGCCCGATTTAAAGAAACGCATGGAACACCCGCATGTAAAGGAAGTTCTGGCTACCCTGAACAAATTGGGCAAAGACCGTACTCCCGAAGAAGAGGCAAAAGTCAAGGACAGAGGGTTCCGCTACTACTTTGAAATGCGTGGCGTGACCAGCCGCGTACAAGTGCAGGCACTCGACTATCTGGTGTATGGCGACAAGAAACAGGCCAGAAGCGCCATTACCGCCATGCTGGACACGCTTCAGAACGTCAATTACGGAACAAAAGGTGATTTGTCGCGTGCCAGCGGTGTAATGCTCACCTGCGGTGCAATGGTATATGACTGGTGCTACGACCAGATGAAAGAATCCGAAAAGAAAGCTTACATAGAATCTTTCATCCGCATAGCCAAAACAATGGAATGCGGCTATCCCCCACGCAACAACGAACCGATTGCCGGGCACTCCAGCGAATGGATGATACTACGGGACATGCTTTCTGCCGGCATAGCCATCTACGATGAATATCCGGACATGTACAACCATGTAATAAAGATGATGTTCAAGGATTATCTGCCTGTGCGAAACTACATCTACTCCGGGCATAACTACCATCAGGGAACGAGCTACGTAAATGTACGTTTCAGCAACGACCTCTTCTCGCTCTGGATTCTGCAACGCATGGGCGCAGGAGCCATATACAACCCGGCGCAGCAGTTTGTCCTGTACGACTTCCTCTACCGCCGCCGTCCCGACGGGCAGGTGATGCCGGCCGGCGATACGAATCCTATCAGAAAAAACATGCCGTCCTACTCACTGCCTGCCATGCTGGCTTCCAGCTTCTACAAAGACAGCTATCTGGCATACGAGTACGAACGCAAACCCAACATCGAACGCCACTGCCTCATCTTCGACATTCTGTGGAGAGACTTGGATTTGAAGGCCAAAGCTCCCGATGACCTGCCGCTGACACGCTATTCGGGAAGTCCTTTCGGCTGGATGATAGCCCGCACGGCATGGGACGAAAACAGCGTGATTGCCGAAATGAAGATAAACGAACAGTTTGTCGGCAACCACCAGCACTTGGACGGCGGCTCTTTCCAGCTCTATTACAAAGGCCCCCTTGCCATCGACGCGGGAGCCTATCAGGGAAGTTCCGGCGGATACAACAGCCCGCACAACAAGAATTTCTTCAAACGTACCATTGCGCATAATTCGCTGCTGGTATATAATCCCGATGAAAAATTCGCCTGCTGGAACTATGGCGGAGGCGGCAAGACCGAATTTGCAACCAATGACGGCGGACAACGCATGCCTGGCGACCGCTGGGAAACCTGCCGCTCGTTCGAGCAATTGCTAAGTAAAGACTACACAACCGGCAAAGCCCTGGCGCACGGATTCGGGCCTGATGCCTGCAAGCCCGACTACTCCTATCTGAAAGGCGACATCACGCAAGCCTACACGGATAAAGTAAAAGAGGCGAAACGCTCCTTCGTCTTCCTGAACCTGCACACTGCCGAAGTGCCCGCCGCACTTATCGTATTTGACAAAGTTGTGTCTTCCGACCCCACACTCAAGAAATTCTGGCTGCTGCACAGCATTGAAGAACCTACGATAGAAGGCAACCGTTTCATTGTCCGGCGCACCAAAAACGGCGATACCGGAATGTTGCAGAACCATGTATTATTGCCCGAAGCCGGAAATGCACAGATAGAGAAGGTGGGCGGCAAAGGAAAAGAATTCTGGGTATTCGGAACCAACTACCCGAACGACGCACTGCCCAACCGCCCCGATGATGCCAACGAACGGGGAGCATGGCGTGTGGAAGTGTCGCCTGCCGCACCTGCCACCGAAGACTGCTTCCTGAACGTAATGCAGGTTGCAGACAACACCTGCAAACGGATGCACGACGTAAAACGCATTGATGCGGAGAAAGTGGTAGGCGTACAGATAGCCGACCGGGTCGTTACCTTCAGCAGAGACAGCCGGCCTCTGTCCGGCAAAGTCGATATGAAAGTAGACGGAAACGCTGCCATGAAATTTGTTATCACCGACCTCATTCCGGGAACATGGCAAATAAAGAAAGACGGGAAGGTATATATCCCTGCCATGGAAGTACGTTCGGACGACGGCATCCTTTCTTTTGAAGGCACTGCCGGTCATTACGAATTTCTGCGCTAA
- a CDS encoding 3'-5' exonuclease: MENFAAIDFETANEQRTSVCSVGVVIVRNGEIADSYYSLIRPEPEYYTYWNTRVHGLTLADTSRSPVFPAVWQEIAPRIEGLTLVAHNKAFDESCLKAVFRMYGMDYPDYDFRCTLQASRRAIKGLPDYQLHTVAAWCGYRLEQHHHALADAEACAWIARQII; this comes from the coding sequence ATGGAGAATTTTGCCGCTATAGATTTTGAAACGGCCAATGAACAGCGCACCAGTGTATGCAGTGTCGGTGTAGTCATTGTGCGGAATGGAGAAATTGCAGACAGCTATTACAGTCTGATTCGTCCCGAACCGGAGTATTATACTTATTGGAATACCCGTGTGCACGGTCTGACCCTGGCGGATACGTCCCGGTCGCCTGTCTTCCCGGCCGTATGGCAGGAAATAGCACCACGCATTGAGGGACTGACGTTAGTGGCGCATAATAAAGCGTTCGATGAGAGTTGCCTGAAAGCGGTATTCCGCATGTACGGCATGGATTATCCCGATTATGATTTCCGTTGTACTTTGCAGGCATCACGCCGTGCCATTAAGGGACTGCCCGATTATCAGCTGCATACGGTAGCGGCATGGTGCGGTTACCGGTTAGAGCAACATCACCATGCGCTGGCCGATGCAGAAGCCTGTGCCTGGATAGCCAGGCAGATTATTTAG
- a CDS encoding DsbA family protein: MAFRYVVKKRVFGFDESKSEKYVAASFSIGEISYDRLCDQVTKEGMAPRGVVKMVMDGLIDALSTYVSLGATVKLGDFGTIRPGLNCKSQSEAKDVTADSIYRQKLILTPGKRLKDMVKSSGITRISTNGEEIATSGGSNGGSGNGGEEENPLG, translated from the coding sequence ATGGCATTCCGTTATGTAGTTAAAAAGAGAGTTTTCGGTTTCGATGAAAGTAAGTCGGAAAAGTATGTAGCCGCTTCGTTCTCCATTGGAGAAATCAGCTACGACAGACTGTGCGACCAGGTTACGAAGGAGGGTATGGCTCCGCGCGGCGTTGTAAAAATGGTTATGGACGGACTGATTGATGCGCTCAGCACTTACGTCAGTCTCGGAGCGACCGTGAAATTAGGAGATTTCGGCACTATCCGCCCGGGACTGAACTGCAAAAGCCAGAGCGAGGCAAAAGATGTAACCGCCGACAGCATCTACCGGCAGAAACTGATCCTCACTCCGGGAAAAAGGCTGAAAGATATGGTAAAGAGCTCCGGAATAACGCGTATCTCGACCAACGGCGAGGAGATTGCTACAAGTGGCGGCAGTAACGGCGGCAGTGGCAATGGCGGAGAGGAAGAAAATCCGCTGGGATAA
- a CDS encoding NUDIX domain-containing protein, which produces MEHPLSQFRYCPKCGSEHFEIHNEKSKQCKDCGFVYYFNSSAATVALILNGRNELLVCRRAKEPAKGTLDLPGGFIDMAETGEEGVAREVKEETGMTVTQAEYLFSLPNIYIYSGFPVHTLDLFFRCTVADTLHFEAMDDAAEVFFLPLKDIHPEDFGLGSIRKGLQMFLADIS; this is translated from the coding sequence ATGGAACATCCTCTTTCTCAATTCAGATATTGTCCGAAATGCGGTTCGGAGCATTTCGAAATTCATAATGAAAAATCAAAACAATGCAAGGATTGCGGTTTTGTCTACTATTTCAACTCCTCCGCCGCTACCGTCGCCCTGATATTGAACGGACGGAACGAATTACTGGTGTGCCGCCGCGCCAAAGAACCGGCCAAAGGGACACTCGATTTACCGGGCGGCTTCATAGACATGGCGGAAACCGGTGAAGAAGGCGTTGCGCGCGAAGTGAAAGAAGAAACGGGAATGACAGTGACACAAGCCGAATATCTGTTTTCATTACCGAACATCTATATCTATTCGGGATTTCCCGTGCATACGCTGGACCTGTTTTTCCGCTGTACGGTAGCCGATACCCTGCATTTCGAAGCAATGGACGATGCGGCGGAAGTCTTCTTCCTTCCGCTGAAAGACATCCACCCGGAAGATTTCGGGCTGGGTTCCATCCGTAAAGGCCTGCAAATGTTCCTGGCGGATATATCCTAA
- a CDS encoding tetratricopeptide repeat protein — protein MKHKIYRIVCTALCCAPLLATAQTGGKITSPQRLYEEGESLFRQKAFAAAMPPLQAFIKQTDAEGAPVSAAGNKEEAEYMLVCAEYELRNPNSIELLREYLDAYPDTPHANRICALIASAYFFEGKYDDALAMFNSSRLDLLSNEERDDMTYRLATCYLKTGNVKEAAIWFETLRSTGSRYTADCTYYLAYIRYSQQRYDDALNGFLSLQDNAKYEALVPYYIAEIYLIKKNYDKAEIVAQNYLSAYPNQKYTGEMYRIQGTADYHFGKYHEAIKAFGSYLKDNAEPAPRRDALYMLGMSYYRTGVYSQVPVTLGEVTANKDALTQNAYLHMGLAYLQLADKNKARMAFEQAAASDADLKIKEQASYNNALCIHETSYSAFGESVTVFENFLNEFPNSAYADKVSSYLVEVYMNTRSYDAALKSIERITHPVRAILEAKQKILFQLGTQSFANTQFEQAIGCFNQSIALGGYNLQTKADALYWRGESYYRLNRMQEAARNFNDYLSLTPQKNTEMYALAYYNLAYIAFHKKDYATAQDRFLKFIQLRKAGDATVLADAYNRVGDCYMQVRRFDEAKQYYTRAENLGTPAGDYSYYQLALVSGLQKDYDGKITLLNRLADKYPNSPYAVSALYEKGRSYVQGRNNSQAIATFRELLNKYPESPVSRKAATEIGLLYYQNDDYNRAIEAYKYVITQYPGSEEARLAMRDLKSIYVEANRVDEFAALAAQMPGVIRFEPNEQDSLTYIAAEKVYMKGEIIPARESFTRYLQSYPNGAFSLNAHYYLSLIGKEQKDETGVLEHTGKLLEYPDSPYSEEALLMHGEILFNRKEYKQALADYKQLQARATTAERRQLGVTGVLRCGVLLKDDIEVIQAATALLAEAKLTPELQNEALYYRAKAYLNQKAVKKAADDLKLLAKDTRTLYGAEAKYLSAQLMYNAGEYAAAEKEILNFIDQSTPHAYWLARSFILLSDVYVAMDKKLDARQYLLSLQQNYHADDDIERMIQERLEKLK, from the coding sequence ATGAAACATAAAATTTATCGCATAGTATGCACCGCGCTTTGCTGCGCACCTTTGCTCGCCACGGCACAGACGGGCGGGAAAATCACTTCGCCGCAACGGCTGTATGAGGAAGGAGAAAGTCTGTTCCGGCAAAAGGCATTTGCCGCAGCCATGCCTCCCCTACAGGCTTTTATAAAACAAACCGATGCGGAAGGCGCCCCGGTATCCGCTGCCGGCAACAAAGAAGAAGCCGAATACATGCTGGTATGCGCCGAATATGAACTGAGAAACCCCAATAGCATAGAGTTGTTGCGGGAGTATCTCGATGCGTATCCCGACACTCCCCACGCCAACCGTATCTGCGCCCTCATAGCGTCCGCCTATTTCTTCGAGGGAAAATATGACGATGCACTCGCCATGTTCAACTCCTCCCGGCTCGACCTCCTGAGCAATGAAGAACGGGATGACATGACCTACCGCCTGGCAACCTGCTACCTGAAAACCGGAAATGTGAAAGAAGCCGCCATCTGGTTCGAGACATTGCGCAGCACCGGTTCCAGATATACAGCAGACTGTACGTACTACCTTGCATATATCCGCTACTCACAGCAACGGTACGACGATGCCCTCAACGGCTTCCTCAGCCTGCAAGACAATGCAAAATACGAGGCGCTCGTACCTTATTACATCGCGGAAATATATCTGATTAAAAAGAATTATGACAAAGCGGAAATTGTTGCGCAAAACTATCTCTCCGCTTACCCCAACCAGAAATATACGGGAGAGATGTACCGCATACAAGGTACAGCCGATTATCATTTCGGCAAGTACCATGAAGCAATAAAAGCTTTCGGCAGCTATCTGAAAGACAACGCGGAGCCTGCCCCAAGAAGAGATGCGCTTTATATGCTGGGAATGTCCTACTACCGGACGGGTGTCTACTCGCAAGTTCCGGTTACCCTGGGCGAGGTGACTGCAAACAAAGATGCGCTTACACAAAACGCATATCTGCACATGGGATTGGCTTACTTGCAGCTTGCCGACAAGAACAAGGCACGTATGGCATTTGAACAGGCCGCCGCATCCGATGCCGATTTGAAAATAAAGGAACAGGCATCCTACAATAACGCTCTCTGCATTCACGAAACATCCTACTCTGCTTTCGGCGAGTCGGTTACGGTATTCGAGAACTTCCTGAATGAGTTTCCCAACTCCGCATACGCCGATAAAGTAAGCAGCTACCTGGTAGAGGTGTATATGAACACGCGCAGCTACGATGCCGCACTCAAGTCCATTGAACGCATTACGCATCCCGTCAGGGCCATTTTGGAAGCCAAGCAGAAGATTCTGTTCCAGTTGGGTACCCAATCCTTTGCCAATACACAGTTTGAGCAGGCAATCGGCTGCTTCAACCAAAGCATTGCCTTAGGCGGGTACAACCTGCAAACAAAGGCCGATGCCCTTTACTGGCGGGGTGAATCCTATTACCGGCTGAACCGCATGCAGGAAGCCGCCCGTAATTTTAACGATTATCTGTCCCTTACCCCGCAGAAGAATACGGAAATGTATGCCCTTGCCTACTACAACCTGGCATACATAGCTTTCCATAAGAAAGATTATGCAACGGCGCAAGACCGTTTCCTGAAATTCATCCAACTGAGAAAGGCCGGAGACGCAACCGTTCTTGCCGATGCGTACAACCGTGTCGGCGACTGCTACATGCAGGTCCGCCGCTTCGACGAAGCCAAACAGTACTATACCCGGGCAGAGAATCTGGGTACGCCTGCTGGTGACTACTCCTACTATCAACTGGCTCTGGTGTCGGGTCTGCAAAAAGACTACGATGGAAAGATTACGCTGCTGAACCGGCTGGCCGACAAATATCCGAATTCGCCCTATGCCGTCAGTGCACTTTACGAAAAAGGCCGTTCGTATGTGCAGGGCCGCAATAACAGTCAGGCCATCGCAACCTTCCGGGAACTGCTGAACAAATATCCCGAAAGCCCCGTCAGTCGTAAGGCTGCCACCGAAATCGGACTGCTGTACTATCAGAATGATGATTACAACCGCGCCATCGAAGCCTATAAATACGTTATCACCCAATATCCGGGCAGCGAAGAAGCACGTCTTGCCATGCGCGATTTGAAATCCATTTATGTGGAAGCCAACCGCGTGGATGAGTTTGCTGCGCTTGCCGCCCAAATGCCGGGGGTTATCCGCTTTGAACCCAATGAGCAGGATTCGCTGACCTATATTGCCGCGGAAAAGGTGTATATGAAAGGGGAAATCATCCCTGCAAGGGAAAGCTTCACCCGTTACCTGCAAAGCTATCCGAACGGAGCTTTCAGCCTGAACGCGCATTACTATCTGAGCCTCATCGGAAAAGAACAGAAAGATGAAACCGGTGTATTGGAGCATACCGGCAAACTGTTGGAGTATCCGGACAGCCCGTATTCGGAAGAGGCCCTGCTGATGCACGGAGAAATCCTGTTCAACCGCAAGGAGTACAAACAGGCTCTGGCAGACTACAAGCAACTGCAAGCCCGCGCCACAACCGCCGAACGCCGGCAACTGGGCGTCACCGGCGTATTGCGATGCGGTGTGCTCTTGAAGGATGACATAGAAGTGATTCAGGCCGCAACCGCTTTACTGGCCGAAGCCAAACTGACTCCCGAACTGCAAAATGAAGCCTTATACTACCGCGCCAAAGCCTATCTGAACCAGAAAGCGGTGAAAAAGGCGGCAGACGACCTGAAGCTTCTGGCAAAAGATACCCGTACATTATACGGTGCGGAAGCCAAATATCTGTCGGCACAGTTGATGTACAATGCCGGTGAGTATGCCGCAGCCGAAAAGGAAATACTGAACTTCATCGACCAGAGCACCCCGCATGCCTACTGGCTGGCACGCAGCTTCATCCTTCTGTCCGATGTATATGTCGCTATGGATAAGAAACTGGATGCACGCCAATATCTGCTGAGCTTGCAACAAAACTATCATGCCGATGATGATATCGAGCGTATGATTCAAGAAAGACTGGAAAAGCTGAAATAA